In Agromyces sp. G08B096, a genomic segment contains:
- a CDS encoding thiolase family protein: MSTEAVIVDVVRTPVGRGKPGGQLSGVHPVDLLAGVLDTIVNRSDLDPGLVEDVIGGCVSQVGEQSFNLTRSAVLAAGFPDRVPGTTIDRQCGSSQQAATFAAQAVMSGQADIVIACGVESMSRVPLGSSTQGTDPHGVLLRSRYPEGLVNQGVSAELIAARWGLTRDDLDAYAARSHRLAAEAGETGAFATEVVPVPGVDALADETVRPGTTPESLAALQPAFRTDELAARFPELDWRITAGNSSPLTDGASAALIMSADAAERLGLEPRARFRAFSVVGSDPLLMLTGVVPATERVLERAGLVHDDIDVYEVNEAFASVPLAWLAETGADPAKLNPRGGAIALGHALGSSGTRLLTTLVNHLETTGGRLGLQTMCEGGGMANAMIVERI; the protein is encoded by the coding sequence ATGAGCACCGAAGCCGTCATCGTCGACGTCGTCCGCACCCCGGTGGGCCGTGGCAAGCCGGGCGGGCAGCTGTCGGGTGTGCACCCGGTGGATCTCCTCGCGGGCGTGCTCGACACGATCGTCAATCGCAGCGACCTCGACCCCGGCCTCGTCGAGGACGTCATCGGCGGCTGCGTGAGCCAGGTCGGCGAGCAGTCGTTCAACCTCACGCGGAGCGCGGTCCTCGCCGCGGGCTTTCCGGACCGGGTCCCCGGCACCACGATCGACCGGCAGTGCGGGTCCAGCCAGCAGGCCGCGACCTTCGCCGCGCAGGCGGTGATGTCGGGCCAGGCCGACATCGTCATCGCGTGCGGTGTGGAGTCGATGAGCCGGGTGCCGCTGGGGTCGTCGACGCAGGGCACCGACCCGCACGGGGTGCTGCTGCGCTCCAGGTATCCCGAGGGCCTCGTGAACCAGGGCGTGTCGGCCGAGCTCATCGCCGCGCGCTGGGGCCTCACGCGCGACGACCTCGACGCGTACGCGGCGCGCAGCCATCGGCTCGCCGCAGAGGCCGGCGAGACCGGCGCCTTCGCGACCGAGGTCGTGCCGGTGCCGGGCGTGGACGCGCTCGCCGATGAGACGGTCCGACCCGGCACGACCCCCGAGTCGCTCGCCGCGCTCCAGCCGGCGTTCCGCACCGACGAGCTCGCCGCACGATTCCCGGAGCTCGACTGGCGCATCACCGCCGGGAACTCCTCGCCGCTCACCGACGGCGCGTCGGCGGCGCTGATCATGAGTGCGGATGCCGCGGAACGGCTGGGGCTCGAACCGCGGGCGAGGTTCCGGGCGTTCTCCGTGGTCGGCAGCGATCCGCTGCTCATGCTGACCGGGGTCGTCCCCGCGACCGAACGCGTGCTCGAGCGGGCGGGACTCGTCCACGACGACATCGACGTCTACGAGGTCAACGAGGCGTTCGCCTCAGTGCCGCTCGCCTGGCTCGCCGAGACCGGCGCCGACCCCGCGAAGCTGAACCCGCGCGGCGGCGCGATCGCCCTCGGCCACGCGCTCGGCTCTTCCGGCACGAGGCTGCTCACGACCCTCGTCAACCACCTGGAGACGACGGGCGGCCGCCTCGGACTGCAGACGATGTGCGAGGGCGGCGGCATGGCGAACGCCATGATCGTCGAGCGCATCTGA
- a CDS encoding alpha-N-acetylglucosaminidase, producing MTPASRRALLGVVERIGGDPSRVRVERMPRPDDDAAAAGYEAADGVLVVRGSDPVAAAAGLAAYLHRIGRRITWESPRLEPPIGHWPDAPATELSTPFGIRYHLNVVTHGYSTPYWDWARWERELDWMALHGVTHPLILTAYEVVLADTLRRAGVSDADAASWVGGAPHVPWMSMGGMHDFGGPLPAGWAEARTDLARRILTRARELGMTPVLPLPGGHVPRSLAGPDTDEIEWQGWRTPMLAPDSPAYARLLAEFFDVQRERLGDPGPSPVFAVDPFIESLPPSGDPAALAAAGGGVHRAIAAVHPDATWLLQGWPFHYHRSFWTPERVGAYLSEVPHDRLLLIDLWGEHAPMWREGMHGRRWIWTAVHNFGGRFALFGDLAGLARDVGELARLRPPRLEGVGLAPEAIENNTVFTELASDLVWRRVDDVGAWLGDFAAQRYGVDDPAARAAWLSLADTLYGPGRTRSIPSPVIARPWSAAAPFAGQRLAGEALPPDPARMSANIDAENDPAVLGDLPRIAEAARLLIGLDGRAPHQAALERDVVELTGHVLAQQTRTHIRGILRGAADGDAPAIRRHADALREDLLELDRLSGTLAESRASTWIRAARSWADTEEEASAMERDARSLISVWGHQTSGLHDYSGRHWAGLIRGLYLPRWQAWADWLADAADRGAPPDPDPFRERIVDIEERWRAARLDAADGTAESETPVPVVVVAAAVLDRLARDGRLSTGLRAGAPT from the coding sequence GTGACCCCGGCCTCCCGCCGCGCGCTTCTCGGCGTCGTCGAGCGCATCGGCGGCGACCCGTCGCGCGTCCGTGTGGAACGGATGCCCCGCCCGGACGACGACGCCGCCGCTGCGGGCTACGAGGCGGCCGACGGCGTGCTCGTCGTGCGCGGGAGCGATCCGGTCGCGGCCGCGGCAGGTCTGGCGGCGTACCTGCACCGGATCGGCCGGCGCATCACCTGGGAGTCGCCACGGCTCGAGCCGCCGATCGGGCACTGGCCCGATGCGCCCGCGACGGAGCTCTCGACGCCGTTCGGCATCCGCTACCACCTGAACGTCGTCACGCACGGCTACTCCACCCCGTACTGGGATTGGGCGCGGTGGGAGCGCGAGCTCGACTGGATGGCGCTGCACGGGGTGACCCACCCCCTCATCCTGACGGCGTACGAAGTGGTGCTCGCCGACACCCTGCGCCGGGCGGGCGTGTCCGACGCCGACGCGGCGTCCTGGGTGGGCGGCGCGCCGCACGTGCCCTGGATGTCGATGGGCGGCATGCACGACTTCGGCGGGCCCTTGCCCGCCGGCTGGGCCGAGGCCCGCACCGACCTCGCCCGGCGCATCCTGACCCGCGCGCGAGAGCTCGGGATGACCCCCGTGCTTCCCCTGCCCGGCGGCCACGTGCCCCGTTCCCTCGCCGGCCCCGACACCGACGAGATCGAGTGGCAGGGCTGGCGGACGCCGATGCTCGCGCCCGACTCGCCGGCCTACGCGCGCCTCCTGGCGGAGTTCTTCGACGTGCAGCGCGAGCGACTCGGCGACCCTGGCCCGTCGCCCGTCTTCGCCGTCGACCCGTTCATCGAATCGCTTCCGCCGTCGGGTGACCCCGCCGCGCTCGCCGCGGCCGGAGGCGGGGTGCACCGCGCGATCGCCGCCGTGCATCCCGACGCCACCTGGCTGCTGCAGGGCTGGCCGTTCCACTACCACCGCTCGTTCTGGACGCCGGAACGGGTCGGGGCGTATCTCTCGGAGGTCCCGCACGACCGACTCCTGCTCATCGATCTGTGGGGCGAGCACGCGCCGATGTGGCGTGAGGGCATGCACGGACGGCGCTGGATCTGGACGGCGGTGCACAACTTCGGCGGACGGTTCGCCCTGTTCGGCGACCTCGCCGGGCTCGCGCGCGACGTCGGCGAACTCGCCCGGCTGCGCCCCCCGAGGCTCGAAGGCGTCGGGCTCGCGCCCGAGGCGATCGAGAACAACACGGTCTTCACCGAGCTCGCCTCCGACCTCGTGTGGCGCCGCGTCGACGACGTGGGAGCCTGGCTCGGCGACTTCGCCGCACAGCGGTACGGCGTCGACGATCCCGCCGCCCGCGCGGCGTGGCTGAGCCTCGCCGACACCCTCTACGGTCCGGGGCGCACTCGGTCGATCCCGTCGCCGGTCATCGCGAGGCCGTGGAGCGCCGCCGCGCCGTTCGCGGGCCAGCGGCTCGCCGGCGAGGCACTGCCACCAGATCCCGCCCGGATGTCCGCCAACATCGACGCCGAGAACGACCCGGCGGTGCTCGGCGACCTGCCGCGCATCGCGGAGGCGGCGCGGCTGCTGATCGGGCTCGACGGACGTGCCCCGCACCAGGCCGCGCTCGAGCGCGACGTCGTGGAGCTCACCGGCCACGTGCTCGCCCAGCAGACGCGTACGCACATCCGGGGCATCCTGCGCGGCGCGGCCGACGGCGATGCGCCGGCGATCCGCCGGCACGCGGACGCGCTCCGCGAGGACCTGCTCGAACTCGATCGACTCTCCGGGACCCTCGCGGAATCGCGGGCATCGACCTGGATCCGAGCCGCACGCTCCTGGGCGGACACCGAGGAGGAGGCCTCGGCGATGGAGCGCGATGCGCGCAGCCTGATCTCCGTGTGGGGGCACCAGACGAGCGGGCTCCACGACTATTCCGGACGGCACTGGGCGGGCCTCATCCGAGGCCTCTACCTGCCTCGGTGGCAGGCATGGGCCGACTGGCTCGCGGACGCCGCCGATCGCGGCGCGCCGCCCGACCCCGACCCGTTCCGTGAGCGCATCGTCGACATCGAGGAGCGCTGGCGGGCGGCCCGACTCGACGCGGCGGACGGCACGGCCGAGTCCGAGACCCCGGTGCCCGTGGTGGTGGTCGCGGCCGCCGTCCTCGACCGGCTCGCACGGGATGGGCGGCTGAGCACCGGTCTGCGGGCGGGCGCGCCGACGTAG
- a CDS encoding Gfo/Idh/MocA family oxidoreductase, translating into MPQRIVIIGAGGRGRDAYGRWAIEHPGEAIIVAVADIDDQRRSALATAAGGAAEYADWRDAVGDLGRLDADGVVIAVPDALHVDVALAVADAGVPFLLEKPAAPTLAELERLAGHAGRVAARLAIGHVLRFTPFWRTIKRVVDSGAIGQLITIEVRENIGYWHFAHSYVRGNWRKTAASSPMVLAKTSHDLDLIRWIAGSAPESLYSIGGLSWFRPEHAPPGAPEFCLDGCPAAETCPFFAPRYYVDALAGVHGHPVHLLGSDTSVAGRLAALRTGDYGRCVFRSDNDVADHQQTAIRFPGGLTATLTASAFTAENTRNVAITGSAGQLTGHMETGQLVIDLFSPGASLPEGLPLAEHEVTAKPPMNHARHRLRVAAPREDLGDHAGHAGGDAGLMAEFVAALGRGTVGSGELSFSTALDSHLMAFAAEESRLTGARVDFAEWVAGLGIAEGAPAGTGSAA; encoded by the coding sequence ATGCCACAACGGATCGTCATCATCGGAGCGGGGGGCCGGGGGCGCGACGCGTATGGGCGGTGGGCCATCGAGCACCCCGGCGAGGCGATCATCGTCGCCGTGGCAGACATCGACGACCAGCGGCGCTCGGCGCTCGCCACGGCCGCCGGCGGCGCTGCGGAGTACGCCGACTGGCGAGACGCCGTCGGCGACCTCGGGCGGCTGGACGCCGACGGCGTGGTGATCGCAGTGCCCGACGCGCTGCACGTGGACGTCGCCCTGGCGGTCGCCGACGCGGGGGTGCCCTTCCTCCTCGAGAAGCCCGCTGCGCCCACGCTCGCCGAGCTCGAGCGACTGGCCGGCCACGCCGGCCGGGTCGCCGCGCGGCTGGCCATCGGGCACGTCCTGCGCTTCACCCCGTTCTGGCGCACCATCAAGCGCGTCGTCGACTCGGGTGCGATCGGTCAGCTGATCACCATCGAGGTGCGCGAGAACATCGGCTACTGGCATTTCGCGCACTCGTATGTGCGCGGGAACTGGCGGAAGACGGCCGCCTCCAGTCCGATGGTGCTCGCGAAGACGTCGCACGATCTCGACCTCATCCGCTGGATCGCGGGAAGTGCCCCCGAATCGCTGTACAGCATCGGCGGGCTCAGCTGGTTCCGCCCCGAGCACGCGCCGCCCGGGGCGCCGGAGTTCTGCCTCGACGGCTGCCCGGCGGCCGAGACCTGCCCGTTCTTCGCGCCGCGCTACTACGTCGACGCCCTGGCCGGCGTGCACGGTCACCCCGTGCACCTGCTCGGTTCGGACACGTCTGTCGCAGGCCGACTCGCCGCACTCCGCACCGGGGACTACGGTCGCTGCGTGTTCCGCAGCGACAACGACGTCGCCGATCATCAGCAGACGGCGATCCGGTTCCCCGGCGGGCTCACCGCGACGCTCACCGCCTCGGCCTTCACGGCCGAGAACACGCGGAACGTCGCCATCACCGGATCTGCGGGCCAGCTCACGGGGCACATGGAGACCGGGCAGCTCGTGATCGACCTCTTCTCGCCCGGCGCGTCGCTCCCGGAGGGGCTGCCGCTCGCCGAGCACGAGGTCACGGCGAAGCCGCCGATGAACCACGCCAGGCACCGTCTCCGGGTGGCCGCTCCGCGGGAGGACCTCGGCGATCACGCCGGGCACGCGGGCGGCGACGCCGGGCTCATGGCGGAGTTCGTCGCGGCACTCGGGCGCGGCACGGTCGGCTCGGGCGAGCTTTCGTTCAGCACGGCCCTCGACAGTCACCTCATGGCGTTCGCCGCCGAGGAGTCGCGGCTCACCGGCGCGCGCGTCGACTTCGCGGAGTGGGTCGCTGGGCTCGGCATCGCCGAGGGCGCGCCGGCCGGAACGGGGAGTGCGGCGTGA
- a CDS encoding carbohydrate ABC transporter permease, whose amino-acid sequence MNRRRSPLAPSRAASAGRAVLIAVALILAIGPVLYGVLLSLRPYSAVVQNPLDVIPSWEELDFSGFTTAMLDEADGGFGLGRFVLNSLLIALGTVVLSVVVSILGAYAAARLRYRGRGAVNAIILGVYLFPGIVLSVPLFVLLARAGLTGSLLGLYFVYVATTVPVAIYMMRNYFLALPESIEEAAIIDGASLPRMLRSVVLPIALPGVVATAIYVFMIAWNEYFYALLFLVQDRTLWTAPLGISQLTDFNVPVTVLLAGSIAVTLPVVVLFFLAQRYLVDGLTSGAEK is encoded by the coding sequence ATGAACCGCCGTCGCTCCCCGCTCGCTCCGAGCCGTGCCGCCTCAGCCGGGCGCGCGGTGCTCATCGCCGTGGCGCTGATCCTCGCCATCGGTCCGGTGCTGTACGGCGTGCTGCTGTCGCTGCGGCCGTACTCGGCCGTCGTGCAGAACCCGCTGGACGTGATCCCGTCGTGGGAAGAGCTCGATTTCTCCGGCTTCACGACCGCGATGCTCGACGAGGCCGACGGCGGCTTCGGCCTCGGCCGGTTCGTGCTGAACTCCCTGCTCATCGCGCTCGGCACCGTGGTGCTGTCGGTCGTGGTGTCGATCCTCGGCGCCTACGCGGCCGCACGGCTGCGGTACCGGGGTCGCGGCGCCGTGAACGCGATCATCCTCGGCGTCTACCTGTTCCCGGGCATCGTGCTCTCGGTACCGCTGTTCGTGCTGCTCGCGCGGGCCGGGCTCACGGGATCGCTGCTCGGGCTGTACTTCGTGTATGTGGCGACGACGGTGCCGGTCGCGATCTACATGATGCGCAACTACTTCCTCGCCCTGCCGGAGAGCATCGAGGAGGCGGCGATCATCGACGGCGCCTCGCTGCCTCGGATGCTGCGGAGCGTCGTGCTGCCCATCGCGCTGCCGGGGGTCGTCGCGACGGCGATCTACGTGTTCATGATCGCGTGGAACGAGTACTTCTACGCGCTGTTGTTCCTGGTGCAGGACCGCACGCTGTGGACGGCGCCGCTCGGCATCTCCCAGCTGACGGACTTCAACGTGCCGGTGACGGTGCTGCTCGCCGGATCGATCGCGGTCACCCTGCCCGTGGTGGTCCTGTTCTTCCTCGCGCAGCGCTACCTCGTCGACGGGCTGACCTCGGGAGCGGAGAAGTGA
- a CDS encoding sugar ABC transporter permease, whose product MTTAAPRGLRRGRPPGRSRRDDRNGLLLTAPTLLVVLIASIIPLVLVVVFAFSEIRLVDIPRLGTEPIEWTLDNFRRALGNPSFWQALGTTLLYATLAMIGSVGVGLVLALALRRPFRGRGVVRALLLVPYVLPVIAAVTIWQTMLNPQYGIVNAVGREFLGWPSAVGFLNTTTAEVWGIPIPLSLLVVVCFEIWTSAPLSFLFITARLQGVAPSIEEAAALDGANSRQITTRIVLPQLKGVILLLCLLRFIWTFQSFSEIYLLTEGAGGTQVMALKVYTELVTRADIGSAAAYGLLMSVVLVALLVVYIVLARRKVDVE is encoded by the coding sequence GTGACGACCGCTGCACCCCGCGGACTCCGCCGGGGACGACCGCCCGGTCGCTCCCGGCGGGACGACCGCAATGGACTCCTGCTCACCGCCCCCACGCTCCTCGTCGTCCTGATCGCCTCGATCATCCCGCTCGTCCTCGTGGTCGTCTTCGCGTTCAGCGAGATCCGCCTGGTCGACATCCCACGGCTCGGCACCGAGCCGATCGAGTGGACGCTCGACAACTTCCGCCGTGCCCTCGGCAACCCGTCCTTCTGGCAGGCGCTCGGTACGACGCTGCTGTACGCCACGCTCGCGATGATCGGCTCCGTGGGCGTCGGGCTCGTGCTCGCGCTCGCGCTGCGCCGGCCGTTCCGCGGGCGGGGCGTGGTGCGGGCGCTCCTGCTCGTGCCGTACGTGCTCCCCGTGATCGCGGCGGTCACGATCTGGCAGACGATGCTGAACCCGCAGTACGGCATCGTGAACGCCGTCGGACGGGAGTTCCTCGGCTGGCCGTCGGCGGTCGGCTTCCTCAACACGACGACGGCCGAGGTGTGGGGCATCCCGATTCCGCTGTCACTGCTCGTCGTCGTGTGCTTCGAGATCTGGACGTCGGCACCACTGTCATTCCTGTTCATCACGGCGAGGCTCCAGGGCGTCGCGCCGAGCATCGAGGAGGCGGCCGCACTCGACGGGGCGAACAGCCGGCAGATCACCACCCGTATCGTGCTGCCGCAGCTGAAGGGCGTCATCCTGCTGCTCTGCCTGCTGCGCTTCATCTGGACCTTCCAGAGCTTCAGCGAGATCTACCTGCTCACGGAGGGCGCGGGCGGAACCCAGGTCATGGCGCTGAAGGTGTACACGGAGCTCGTGACGCGCGCCGACATCGGCAGCGCCGCCGCGTACGGCCTGCTCATGTCGGTGGTCCTGGTGGCGCTGCTGGTCGTCTACATCGTGCTCGCGCGCCGGAAGGTGGATGTCGAATGA
- a CDS encoding extracellular solute-binding protein, which yields MTRMSRPRIAASIAAAAALALLAGCTSGDDAGADETGAQSVTFWTPQTTPDRLAAQEAIAEAFTEETGIEVEVVPMAGADQDQALVTGAASGDVPDVILHASTQTGAWNAQGLLDAEAAAATVESLGTDTFNEHALEAVTLDGTVTAVPSDGWSHVIAYRADLLEQAGVDVPTSVDELAEAATAVKERLGITGLAFGTQAGTASATEGIQSIFQSSGCELVTDGEVTIDSDECIRAAENFLALRNSSVAGDFDVTSARAAYMNGDAAMLLFSTHILDELAGLDPATPATCADCASSPTFLADHTEFITVVDEEHPAQYGAILSYGIPTGANVGAAQQYIEYVLGTGYLDTLGVATEGRIPLRNGTSDNPTEFIEAWGGLGIGPAHEKTSVDLYGEEFVSAMEQGINAVSLWGMGTEDATLAGLVSSQGVLAAQIEQLYNGASPEEVTAAMKSAVEEVQAGL from the coding sequence ATGACCCGCATGTCCCGACCGCGTATCGCGGCATCCATCGCGGCGGCTGCCGCGCTCGCCCTGCTCGCCGGCTGCACCTCCGGCGACGACGCCGGCGCCGACGAGACCGGCGCGCAGTCCGTGACCTTCTGGACGCCGCAGACCACGCCCGACCGGCTCGCCGCGCAGGAGGCGATCGCCGAGGCCTTCACCGAGGAGACCGGCATCGAGGTCGAGGTCGTGCCGATGGCGGGCGCCGACCAGGACCAGGCGCTCGTCACGGGCGCCGCCTCCGGCGACGTGCCCGACGTGATCCTGCACGCGTCGACGCAGACCGGCGCGTGGAACGCGCAGGGCCTCCTCGACGCCGAGGCGGCCGCGGCCACGGTCGAGTCGCTCGGCACCGACACGTTCAACGAGCACGCCCTCGAGGCCGTCACGCTCGACGGAACCGTCACCGCGGTGCCGAGCGACGGCTGGTCGCACGTCATCGCGTACCGCGCGGACCTGCTCGAGCAGGCGGGCGTCGACGTGCCGACCAGCGTCGACGAACTCGCCGAGGCCGCGACCGCCGTCAAGGAGAGGCTCGGCATCACGGGCCTCGCCTTCGGCACGCAGGCCGGCACCGCGTCGGCGACGGAGGGCATCCAGTCGATCTTCCAGAGCTCCGGCTGTGAGCTCGTCACGGACGGCGAGGTCACCATCGACTCCGACGAGTGCATCCGGGCCGCCGAGAACTTCCTCGCCCTCCGCAACTCCTCCGTCGCAGGCGACTTCGACGTCACGAGCGCCCGCGCCGCGTATATGAACGGCGACGCAGCCATGCTGCTGTTCTCCACGCACATCCTCGACGAGCTCGCCGGTCTCGACCCGGCTACGCCGGCGACCTGCGCCGACTGCGCGAGCTCGCCCACCTTCCTCGCCGACCACACCGAGTTCATCACCGTCGTGGACGAGGAGCACCCCGCGCAGTACGGCGCGATCCTGAGCTACGGCATCCCGACCGGGGCGAACGTCGGCGCCGCCCAGCAGTACATCGAGTACGTGCTCGGCACCGGCTACCTCGACACGCTCGGCGTCGCGACCGAAGGCCGCATCCCCCTCCGCAACGGCACTTCCGACAACCCGACCGAGTTCATCGAGGCCTGGGGCGGGCTCGGCATCGGCCCGGCCCACGAGAAGACGTCCGTCGACCTGTACGGCGAGGAGTTCGTGAGCGCCATGGAGCAGGGCATCAACGCCGTCTCACTCTGGGGGATGGGCACCGAGGACGCCACCCTCGCCGGTCTCGTCTCGAGTCAGGGCGTACTCGCCGCGCAGATCGAGCAGCTCTACAACGGGGCGAGCCCCGAAGAGGTCACCGCCGCGATGAAGTCCGCGGTCGAGGAGGTCCAGGCAGGCCTGTGA
- a CDS encoding Lrp/AsnC family transcriptional regulator, giving the protein MLDDLDRRLVGALMANPRASNPQLSEVLFTSEATVSRRVARLLREGTVRVVGVLDGEATRRTRSLFVRLRCRPGEAHRSAERLAAWPECGSVKLLTGSVECVGEINYTSSDHLLAITLEQLPALDGVLAVWSNQVIRRFATPHSWLPRLLPDELVERLRAQRLDPWHDPLPDRLATTDELDERIAAALAEDGRLGWQHLAGLCDASPVTVRRRTEAMMASGALRMRAVVEPERIGLPVNAFVSLNVNPTQLGRAGELLAAHPAVLMMAATTGDRNLCGEVALASDAALYEFLSQTIGGLPGLQHADVAVALQSLKRAGRVTAQPAAD; this is encoded by the coding sequence ATGCTGGACGATCTGGATCGCCGCCTCGTCGGCGCGCTGATGGCGAATCCCCGTGCGTCGAACCCGCAATTGAGCGAGGTGCTGTTCACGTCCGAGGCGACCGTGTCGCGCCGCGTCGCGCGGTTGCTGCGCGAGGGCACCGTCCGCGTCGTCGGAGTCCTCGACGGTGAGGCGACCCGGCGCACCCGTTCGCTCTTCGTCCGGCTGCGCTGCCGCCCCGGCGAGGCGCATCGGTCGGCCGAGCGGCTCGCCGCCTGGCCGGAGTGCGGGTCGGTGAAGCTGCTGACGGGCAGCGTGGAGTGCGTCGGCGAGATCAACTACACCTCCAGCGACCATCTGCTCGCGATCACCCTCGAGCAGCTGCCGGCACTGGACGGCGTGCTCGCGGTGTGGAGCAATCAGGTCATCCGCCGCTTCGCGACCCCGCACAGCTGGCTCCCGCGGCTGCTGCCCGACGAGCTCGTCGAGCGGCTGCGCGCCCAGCGCCTCGACCCCTGGCACGACCCGCTGCCCGACCGGCTCGCCACCACCGACGAGCTCGACGAGCGCATCGCCGCCGCCCTCGCGGAGGACGGCCGGCTCGGCTGGCAGCATCTCGCCGGGCTCTGCGACGCGAGCCCGGTCACCGTGCGGCGACGCACGGAGGCGATGATGGCCTCGGGTGCGCTGCGGATGCGGGCGGTGGTCGAGCCCGAGCGCATCGGGCTTCCGGTGAACGCGTTCGTCTCGCTGAACGTGAACCCGACCCAACTCGGCCGGGCGGGCGAGCTGCTCGCCGCGCATCCGGCCGTGCTGATGATGGCGGCGACGACCGGCGACCGGAATCTCTGCGGCGAGGTCGCGCTCGCGTCGGATGCCGCGCTGTACGAGTTCCTCTCCCAGACCATCGGCGGCCTGCCGGGGCTGCAGCACGCCGACGTGGCGGTCGCACTGCAGTCGCTGAAGCGGGCCGGGCGGGTCACCGCCCAGCCCGCCGCGGACTAG